agaagcaaaggagATGAAGAAATTGTTTACTTGATGAGTGATTTGGGGATTTTTTCCGAATAAATTTGATACATGGAGTTGAAACAGAAGGAAGAGACAGAACACAAACGTAACTGAGATGACAACCGAAAGCTTTGGAACTGGTTTCATCATGTATGTGTTCTTTAACTCGTTTGTAAGAAAGTGGTAGTTGTTATATAAAACAAAGACTAAACGTATGTGTGCGGTCTAAGAAAAgttgcttcttctttgttaATGGTTATTTATGTTTCccaaacaaagaaaatacaatacCATTTTATGAAGATTTGTATTCAATGGATTCTAAATACATATCTGTTTCGAAGAAGTTTCCATCACGGACACTACATCTGTCAAAAGAGATCTCAACTTTTCTTGTACACAGATTATAGGGAAAAAATTAACAGaaattaataactatttatactaataatatatttgcaATTTAAGATTTTACCAAAAGTACTTACTCTTGACCGTTCAGTTTCAACTTCTTGATTCTAATTGAATTTGTTGCCATTTTAGATAGCATTTTCCTGAGAACCATTTATGCTTAATATATTGATCTTAAGAAAATACTTTCCTATGAAGGAATAATTTATATTAGTAGCAAAATACATTTAATCCAATATTACCCTCTTTGGGGAAAAGGTTAAGCGACTAATTTGCTGGAAATAATCTTAATAATGTCAAAGACCATCAGTATAATCTCTATCAGATTTCTGTCAAAATTAGCTGAATCTGCAATCTTAACGTATGTTCTTTAAGCTTAGACGGTGTCTTAATCAATACCGGTTTGTTTTGTTCGGTTTACAACGTAACTTTAGCCTCTTTTACCTCAAGTTTGTCCTTGAGAGCCACATGAAAACAAATGACTGAAATTTAGATAATGATCAAACGAGAAGTTAACACAAGATCGTACTTGAACttgagttcaattttcaaatgACAAGAAGCAGTCTCAAAAGTTCAAAGAACTATTATTTTTGTCTTTCAACAGAAACATTCCtactaattttaaaagaaaatagaatCATGTGGCGTATTCAAAGGCTTGTGGAGGTTGTGGCTCGTCATCTACGGCCATAGCCGTTGTTCCTTGTGTTGCCGCCGCTGCACCAGTAGCAGGAGAAGCTGTTGAAGTTGGTGCATCGGTCAAAGAGAGAACCTCTGGCTCGTGTTCACGCAAGTCTTTGAGAAGAACGAAACCAGATGGAGCCAGCTTCACCGGTACGTATCTGCTGCCTTCAAGTAGCTTTATGTATTTCTCTTGAGCTGGGACTACTCTAGCTGGGTTTACTAGAATCTCAAACGCTGGCTCTGGCTCAGCAGCTTTCTTCTCAACCGTTGCTGTGCCATCGACCTGACAGCAAAGATggtcaaaacaaaagaaaccttAGAATTCAAGTGATTATGTGACTAATCTGACAATCAACCACAGAAACTAATATAAGAGGCTAGAAAATGAAAACATTACCTGCATAGCGTCTCCTTCCTTCTCAGTTGatcctttttcttttccagaTCCACTTTCACTGACAGACTTTTCGGCACCAGATGTTTTTTCAGCATTAGCTTTCTGCTCTGCTTCTTTCTTAGCCCTAGCTTTGGCTTTAACGGAGGTTGAGAGAACAGCGGTTGGAAGTTTAGCAGCGGTATTGGAGGTAGCAACTGTGGTGGGTTTTGGGTACTCAAACAAAGACGGTTTTGCATGCGACATGAACTCGAACTTTGGGACCTTAAGGTCGTAGTTTAATCCGATGAAAGCCGTTGGTGAGAAGGCCAAACTAATGAAGTAGATCAGAGGGTACCAATACCAAAACTGGCTGAAGACAGCGAGGCCAATAACTGCAGTGACTTTGTCATGTTTGGTCTTAGAGAGCAATCTTATAGTAACGTTCCTACCACCGGCATCGAGTATACCAGAGGCCAGAATCGCTCCCATCTTGCTCATTGTGTCCTCGTGCTTGTCGAGTATGATTTTTTCAAGTTGGCGCctgtaaaacatattaaaaaaatatcagtcTACCAAAATATTCTCCACCTCCTAGTGCTGAAGAGAACTAGATCCGTACTTACCTAAATGTTCCAACACGAGAATCGCTTGCTTCGCTAATTTGGACCATCACCATGGCCATTGCAATCAAAGCACCTTGACGAACGAAGTCGACCACATCTGATGTAAGTGGCTCCAACAAGGATATGGCTTCGCTGAGGCCAGTGCCAGCACAAGAAATACCTACTGCAAGTGCCGCTCCATAGCGAACATGTGGGTTGTACGACTCAGAAAGTAAAGATACAATACGAGGAGTCTgcagagaagaaaaaaatcaatgataTCAGGACAAATCCTTGGAAACACTAAAGAAGTAGAAGTTAGTGGTCACAAGTAAGGGAGCATCTGAAACTGACCTGCTCTGGATCAGAGTATAAGACGAATCCAAGTGCCAGAACAGCAGTTCTTCTCACATCATCACTGACATCAGATACAGCAAAGTGAAGCAACTGGCGGATTGCCTTATTGTTTGCTGTTCCACTGTAAGCCAATGCCAGTGCGTACATGCCACCATAACGGATGATAGGATCTTGATCTCTAGTCATCTGCTCAATCAAGGTGTCAGCTCCTTCTTCTCTACCGTATACTGTAAGAGCTATGCCTAGAGCCAATCCCCTAAAAATCACACCAGAATGCTGATTAGGTAAATGCTCATTCAAAATACCATCGACTCTCATCGCCAAAAAAAACCTCCAACATTACCTTATTATCTTCTCATGCTGTGTCTCATGAGCGTAAGCGAGCATCTCACTTGCCTTTTCAGTCGCAGTTCCGACCAATAATAAACCCATGCTGATACCAGCAGCTTCACCAGCAACGGCACTGTCAGTATAAAGCACGCTTTTGACATCATCATATATCTCTTCATCAGCAGTCCCAATAGCTGACAAACCAAGACCTAAACAAGCTCCATGTTGAATGACCTGCATCCACATTTCAGAATACAAATTATCCCTGAGCAAAGAGGCTGACATGGAATTGAGAAAGGACTATATCAAGTAAGACATCAACTAATCACCTCAACATTGGTACTGCGTAAGCTATCACGTAGGAATTCTTTGATGCCCTCGCCATGGTTCGCATGAATTAGTCCGAGGGCATACAGAG
This genomic stretch from Raphanus sativus cultivar WK10039 chromosome 3, ASM80110v3, whole genome shotgun sequence harbors:
- the LOC108833069 gene encoding 26S proteasome non-ATPase regulatory subunit 1 homolog A; its protein translation is MAAAMVSSAGGLLAMLNEPQPSLKHHALSHLNNLVDRFWPEISTSVPIIESLYEDEEFDLHQRQLAALLVSKVFYYLGELNDSLSYALGAGPSFDVSEDTDYVHTLLAKAIDEYTCLRNKAIELKEMVDIDARLEAIVERMLEKCITDGKYQQAMGIAIECQRLDKLEDAITASDNVQGTLSYCINVSHSFVNHREYRHEVLTLLVKVYQELPSPDYLSICQCLMFLDEPKGVASILEKLLRSESKDDALLALQIAFDLVENEHQAFLLSVRDRLPAPKTRPVEVVQAATTAPTENPSGDVQMTDGTPAPTIVHETDPVDATYAERLTKIKGILSGETSIQLTLQFLYSHNKSDLLILKTIKQSVEMRNSVCHSATIYANAIMHAGTTVDTFLRENLDWLSRATNWAKFSATAGLGVIHRGHLQQGRSLMAPYLPQGGAGGGGSPYSEGGALYALGLIHANHGEGIKEFLRDSLRSTNVEVIQHGACLGLGLSAIGTADEEIYDDVKSVLYTDSAVAGEAAGISMGLLLVGTATEKASEMLAYAHETQHEKIIRGLALGIALTVYGREEGADTLIEQMTRDQDPIIRYGGMYALALAYSGTANNKAIRQLLHFAVSDVSDDVRRTAVLALGFVLYSDPEQTPRIVSLLSESYNPHVRYGAALAVGISCAGTGLSEAISLLEPLTSDVVDFVRQGALIAMAMVMVQISEASDSRVGTFRRQLEKIILDKHEDTMSKMGAILASGILDAGGRNVTIRLLSKTKHDKVTAVIGLAVFSQFWYWYPLIYFISLAFSPTAFIGLNYDLKVPKFEFMSHAKPSLFEYPKPTTVATSNTAAKLPTAVLSTSVKAKARAKKEAEQKANAEKTSGAEKSVSESGSGKEKGSTEKEGDAMQVDGTATVEKKAAEPEPAFEILVNPARVVPAQEKYIKLLEGSRYVPVKLAPSGFVLLKDLREHEPEVLSLTDAPTSTASPATGAAAATQGTTAMAVDDEPQPPQAFEYAT